ttaagtccagtttggtaaagatgtgggcaccttggaggcgatcaaagagttcagagatgaggggtagggggtagcggttctttaccgtgattttattaagaccgcggtagtcaatgcaaggacgtagagagccatcttttttggacacaaagaaaaatccggctccggcaggagaggaggatttacggataaagcctttttttaaattttcctggatgtactccgacatagcaagagtctctggggcggacagaggatagattctgccccggggtggagtagtgcccgggaggaggtcaataggacaatcataaggcctgtgaggaggtagagtctcagcttgttttttgcaaaaaacatccgcaaagtccatataggccttagggagaccggttacagggggaaccacagagtcacggcaaggggtactgggaaccggttttaggcagtccttgaaacaagagggcccccaactcttgatctccccagtggaccaatccagggttggggaatggagttgaagccagggtagtccaaggaggatttcggaagtgcaattggggaggaccaaaaattcaatcttctcgtgatggggtccgatgcacattagaaggggctccgtgcggaaacgtatggtacagtccaatctttcattgtttacacaattgatgtagaggggtctggcgagactggtcactgggatgttgaacctgttgacgagagaggccaaaataaaatttcctgcagatccggaatccaagaaggccatagtagagaaggagaaggcagaggcagatatccgcacaggcacagtaagacgtggagaagcagagtagacatcaagaactgtctcacccttgtgcggagtcagcgtacgtctttccaggcggggaggacggataggacaatccttcaggaagtgttcggtactggcacagtacaggcagagattctccatgcggcgtcgtgtcctctcttgaggtgtcaggcgagaccggtcgacctgcatagcctccacggcgggaggcacaggaacggattgcaggggaccagaggagagaggagccggggagaaaaaacgccttgtgcgaacaaagtccatatcctggcggagctcctgacgcctttcggaaaaacgcatgtcaatgcgagtggcaagatggatgagttcatgtaggttagcagggatttctcgtgcggccagaacatctttaatgttgctggataggccttttttaaaggtcgcgcagagggcctcattattccaggataattctgaagcaagcgtacggaattgtacggcgtactcgccaacggaagaattaccctggaccaggttcaacagggcaatctcagcagaagaggctcgggcaggttcctcaaagacacttcgaatttccgagaagaaggagtgtatagaggcagtgacggggtcattgcggtcccagagcggtgtggcccatgacagagcttttccagacagaaggctgactacgaaagccaccttagacctttcagtaggaaactggtccgacatcatctccaagtgcagggaacattgggaaagaaagccacggcagaatttagagtccccatcaaatttatccggcaaggatagtcgtagaccagaagcggccactcgctgcggaggaggtgcaggagctggcggaggagatgattgctgaagctgtggtagtagctgctgtagcatcacggtcagttgagacagctgttggccttgttgcgctatctgttgtgactgctgggcgaccaccgtggtgaggtcggcgacaactggcagaggaacttcagcgggatccatggccggatctactgtcacgatgccggctggcaggtagtggatcctctgtgccagagagggattggcgtggaccgtgctagtggatcggttctaagtcactactggttttcaccagagcccgccgcaaagcgggatggtcttgctgcggcggtagtgaccaggtcgtatccactagcaacagctcaacctctctgactgctgaagataggcgcggtacaagggagtagacagaagcaaggtcggacgtagcagaaggtcggggcaggcagcaaggatcgtagtcgggggcaacggcaggaggtctggaacacaggctaggaacacacaaggaaacgctttcactggcacaatggcaacaagatccggcgagggagtgaaggggaagtgaggtataaatagggagtgcacaggtgaacacactaattggaaccactgcgccaatcagcggcacagtggccctttaaatcgcagagacccggcgcgcgcgcgccctagggagcggggccgcgcgcgccgggacaggacagacggagagcgagtcaggtacgggagccgggatgcgcatcgcgagcgggcgctacccgcatcgcggatcgcatcccggctggagacggtatcgcagcgcaccgggtcagtggagctgcccggagcgctgcggtagcgagagagaagcgagcgctccggggaggagcggggacccggagcgctcggcgtaacacttgttaactgatttaaaaaaatatgataaactgcatgtaaacaaaaaaaaagccaatgcaaaaaaaacaaacaaaatgtgctggataactgtttttttttacaatgccatCCAAAAAGTATTACCAAATTTATAAGTTATATGTACAAATTGGTACCAATGTAAATATTAGGACCGCTCGCACAGAAAAGAAGCCCTAAAAATGTTATTATCTCAAATGCAGTGAAACAAAAATGACATTTATTGTCTTTACAGTACTAAAACATAAAAAAGAGGACCGCTCTGTTTTTGTATCACTTTGTAGCCTTGGGAGCTCAAATTCCAGCAgtgctttttatgtttttgctaccccccccccccccaattcacaAGATATAGGGGTTTCACTATTTTGCTGACTATCTATGCCCATCAGGCAATTCAGTAAAACATATAGATACTCAATGAAATAGTAAAAGCCCAATATCTTGGGAAGCAGAGGTGTAGAAAAAAAGTTCAATAAATTGAATCAGGACACAAAAGGCTGCAAGGTAATACAAAAACTTCAAAAGCCATAAAAGGAAGATCCCTaaagatttattaaaaataattggGTGTATGGCTTGTTTATCTGCTGGCAATAAAACATTTGTTACACATTCTTACACATTGCCCGATATTCTTCCATAAGAGACTGAAGATCTGCTGTACACTAGAAATAAAACTTACTAATAGCACAAGCTTTACATACAAGATAAAATACATAAGCTCTAAGAAGAAAATTACTTCTAAATAATGCTTTACCtccaaaaaatgctccggtcagAACACGCCCAGTTAGAACTAGCAATGGATCAAATGTTATGGTGGCATCTGAAGGAGCTAAGCCTACAATCACAGTTTTTCCACAGCCAAAGTGACTGGATAAAAGAGCAGATGTCTAAAAGAAAAACACAGATCAGCATTGAGAAATATGACTCCTATGGTGACAATGCAGCCAATATCGGTTTTGGCCAGCATTTATTATTTCATAATAATGTCATTATAgtattaaatagttttttttatcatcAATTTACCATGACGCCTGGATTTCCAATGACCTCAAAGGCATAGTCCACTCCGTCATCAGTCATCTCTGCCAACACTTCATGGATAGGACGGTCATAATCCTTTGGGTTGATACATTCAGTGGCTCCAAACTCTTTGGCTTTTTCAAATTTGTCGCTGTTTATGTCAACTGCAATAATCCTGGAAGCTCCTGCAACTTTACATCCAATAAGGACCGACAAGCCAACTCCACCCAAACCGAATACTGCGCAGGTAGAGCCGGGTTTAACCTGTAAATGAGTGTGTCAACATTCTTCTCTGCAGTATACATCATCCAATTCTATAGCCAGATCCTTATAGTcttcatcagtttttcccaaccttcTTAGTCTCGGGGAACCCCTACCAAATTGTTTTTTTCAAAAGCCCAAAAATTGCTAAAAACACGCAACACATAATACCGATAAGTCACTATTTGCTACTTAGcacttgaattaaaggggttattcaggaatagaaaaacagagctaattactttcaaaaaccactccccgtctgtttccaggttgggtgtggttctgacgctcagttccattgaagtgaatggagccaagttgtaataccacacacaatctggggacagatgtggagtTTTTGAATGAAATTAGTACTGTTTTTTATTtctagataactcctttaagctttaaaatgacaaaaaattttaaaaaatttgcgtCATACCTGGGCCATCTATCAGCAATTAACACAGTGCAGCTAGCAGCCCTTCTTGAGAGACTGACTATGTCAGAAGACAGAGCTGCTCTATAATGCCTCTCCGATTGGCCTTGTTCTTGAGAAGTTCCTCAAAAGTAGGCAGCTTCGAGCATTATGAGCATTATTTCTAGCAGCACTAATCCCCCTCCCGTGCAGTCACCATATTCAGCACCCACAGCTCATTCCTCCCCAGTAGTAATCATATTCAGGGCTCATGTCTCATCCTTTCTGCAACGGATGCCAGTGTCATCAAGTtgccatcagttgtatggcattgtTTCCGGAcggcggacaggggaacgcaccaAGCTGTGTTTCCCTGCCCGGTGCTTTCCagtatgtccaaccatccggtgtcaaaattgagacgctggatgattgtgaacggtaccattcaaatgaatgggataagttctagcatcagtttccctccggggcacgctggagggaaactgtgccggacacatatatgtgaacccagccatacatGGCTTTTATGCAGGCCCTATTCAGATGAATCAGAGACAGTCACAGAATATTCTACAACAAATGAGCTATTAGTAAATATACTTTATTACAGCTTAGGATGTGGTAGGGATTCACTGTGCTTTACTTGGCTGTGACAGAACATTACTTCATGTTCCATAATATAATGATAATGTTAAACAGTGTATGTTGACTTGTTATTGTTTTTATAGTACAGAATAAATAGTCAGTAGTGTAAAAAAGCCAAAGCATTAAAGTGTATGGACAACATACAACATTTTGTTGTATTATTCTTGATTTGCACGTATTATTATGCAAAAAATATTGTCTCTATAGGTCATTATTGAAAATTCTGCTCAGTTacatacatttttacaaggttgaacggcattcattttttttttaaactttgttttGTAATTTGTCAATGCAGCCACTTGGTTTGCAAAGGATTCATTTAATTATTAGTGTGTAATTGGATGCTTGAAACTGAATCTTGAGGAACATCATTTTTTGATAATTTGTTTGTAAACATATTGAAAaccatttaataaaaatatatatgaagcTAATTTTCAATCAGTTTCTCATCTACAGCCTCTTTGTTTTACATATAGTGCTAGTTCCTGTGTCTTACTGAGAGTGAAATTCATCATAGTTGTTGCCATGGCAAGTCTGTTTCAAGTCCTATAGCTCCTCTCCTGAAGGCCTTTTCAGTTGATTTATGACCATAAGGTTGACCTTTGACCTGTTCTTAAATCAGCTTAGAAGTTCCTTAAGGAGAGGAGAGATAAGGGCTGGAAACAGTCCTGTCAAGGCAGTTTTTCCAATGTCCCTGTGAACAAAACAGCCACCTGATCTATATGTGAAAGAAAAGAGACTGTAAGAGAGAAactgagcaaatttttttttttaataaagacttATGGAGAAAATATTTTACACCATATCAAACTACAAAGCAAGAATAAAAAATGCATttaaaggtgtccatagcctacTGTACATGCAGAATTAGGCTAATTGCTAGAGGTCCCAGCATACTTATGGGGGCCCTTCTGACAAATATAGACCACATTAAAAATTTGACAACCATTTTAACTGAATTTTTAATGTGGAGAATTAAAGCACTGCCAGAACTTACCTTAGCAACATGCACAGAAGAGCCATATCCAGTGGAGAATCCACAACCAATGAGGCAGACCTTATCCAGTGGGGCATCCTTGTCTATCTTAGCTACAGCAATGTCATCAACCACTGTGTACTCAGTAAAAGTGCTGGTAGTGATGAAGTTATAAACGGGTTTGCCCTTGCAGGTAAATCTAGAAGTGTTGTCCAATAGCACTCCGTTATATTTGCCAAGGCTGCATAATGGAAGAACATAGAtttctattttattatattgtattgGTTACTATTACATGATTATCCACTAAATTCCAACTACAGTTGGTTGTCTAAGTAATTTGACACTTTGCAACCTATAGGTTAATAATCCACAATCCAACAAAGTGATCAATTTGTAACTGCAAACTGGAATCTATTTAACTGTTTCTGTATGTGAACAAATCATTGACTCAACGTATTGCAAATCTGAGCTACAGAACAAAATACCAAAGATATTTTATATAGAGTCAATTTTTCTAGGCACCATTCAGTTTGGTGAAACACAACTTGAAGACCCAGTCTACCACTGGGTCCTCTTCTACTATGTGTTATTataatgcgttttttttttttgcctgtgtcTATGGGAACTGAAATCCCCTAGACATCAGGGCCTCGGAGCAACTATTACCTTTGTacccattatatctccaccccTGGGTTCAGGAAAGCTGGCACATTCTTAGGTTAACTAAATACTTACTCGTTTTTGTAGCAAAGATTACTGTCTGGATTTACACAACATCTGCATTTTCCACACTGAGGCATAAACAATGGGATGACTTTGTCTCCTGTAAGAAAGGGAATATGAGCATGAATATGTTGTTCATTAAGGTCCCTCACgctacatatatttatttagaaaaaaactaCGATGCTAGAATATTGCATCGTGCACATGCACACAACGTTCAGAACTGAATGTTCTGAACACAGCCGGAACACtgaccaatggagtacccctttaagactctttTACTTGGGCCTATGATTGAGCAAATTCATGTTCCTACAAATGTTTGTTCCCAAGTTCCCAATCGTTGCCCGGTGTAAACATTCCAATGATCATTGTTTATTGATCGGCTGATCACAACTTTTATAAGGACAATGTTTGTCAGCAGCCCCTTCCCTATGTAAACAGGGAATGTGCTACCAACATGCGTTTGCAATTAACTCCCTGTAATGTTGACTGGCATGCTTTAGGGGGCAtattattaccccttgtgatgGGTGGCCAATGAAGACACTTTAATGCAGTACATGTTAGAATCTCTGTCTGCTTTTACAAAGCTGTCCTTTGCAATTAAAGTTCACTTAATTGGGGTAAGCATTAAGGATGATGTTGGGGGTTATGATAAGGATAGTAGTCCATGAAGTTACACAGCATAGTGTTAACCCATTGGATGCTAACCCAATGTTCCTCTTTGAAACACAACCTTTTTTCTAAATAAACCTGTTCACTCATACAAAGCCCAAGAATGAGACTTTTGTAGCCGGGATTCTAGAAAACAACTTATAACTTTATTGAAATCCTTTCATAATTCCAAAAAATACAAAGTCTTGTGAATACAGTTTAGCTTATAGTACTGCTTAGGAGTAACAAGATTTGGTCAATGTCTCTTTAACTGAATGCATCTTTAGCAGATTGATGAAGGAATAAATATTTAGTAATTTTAACACTTGTATGAGATAATATCCTGTAAGGTCCTAAGGTTTTCTAACTTTATAGTTCTTAAGTCTAAATTATGTAAAATTAGTGGACGAGGATGTTCCCAGGTAGTAAACCATTGACTAAGATAAAATATAAAGAATTCCACTTTACTCACTCTTTTGGTGTCC
Above is a genomic segment from Hyla sarda isolate aHylSar1 chromosome 1, aHylSar1.hap1, whole genome shotgun sequence containing:
- the LOC130303536 gene encoding alcohol dehydrogenase 1-like, whose amino-acid sequence is MSTAGKVIKCKAAVCWGPKQPLSIEEIEVAPPKAHEVRIKIVATGVCRSDDHVISGALNVKFPIILGHEAAGIVESVGEGVTDLQPGDKVIPLFMPQCGKCRCCVNPDSNLCYKNDLGKYNGVLLDNTSRFTCKGKPVYNFITTSTFTEYTVVDDIAVAKIDKDAPLDKVCLIGCGFSTGYGSSVHVAKVKPGSTCAVFGLGGVGLSVLIGCKVAGASRIIAVDINSDKFEKAKEFGATECINPKDYDRPIHEVLAEMTDDGVDYAFEVIGNPGVMTSALLSSHFGCGKTVIVGLAPSDATITFDPLLVLTGRVLTGAFFGGWKSKDDVPKLVSDYMNKKFDFDGLITHKLPFEKINEGFELLRKGESIRTVLTM